The proteins below come from a single Dermatophilaceae bacterium Soc4.6 genomic window:
- a CDS encoding ATP-binding cassette domain-containing protein produces MNAAPTISPHPPQQPGGASVPVLALRDASFGYGDRAVVSHASLEVAHGEVVAVLGANGSGKSTLVRGVLGLIDQLGGEVELFGVPRRSFREHTRVGYVPQRHTLSTSVRATAREIVATGRLGHQGWWGRSSRQDRLVIDRSLDLVGLADRATTDVSTLSGGQQRRVLIARALASEPEVLIMDEPTAGVDAANQHVLAQVLERLAATGVTMLIVTHEMEAFRDVVTRVVVVDLGALTWQGSLADFTAHADEILHEHHSHHHDDELGARGRRPGLPSAGPLDPVAPGERREPADRRRTHRA; encoded by the coding sequence GTGAACGCCGCCCCCACCATCAGCCCGCATCCACCCCAGCAGCCGGGCGGCGCGAGCGTGCCGGTCCTGGCGCTGCGGGACGCCTCCTTCGGCTACGGCGACCGCGCGGTCGTCTCGCACGCCTCCCTCGAGGTTGCGCACGGCGAGGTCGTGGCGGTGCTCGGCGCCAACGGTTCGGGCAAGTCGACGCTCGTGCGGGGCGTCCTCGGCCTGATCGACCAGCTGGGGGGCGAGGTCGAGCTCTTCGGGGTGCCGCGCCGCTCGTTCCGCGAGCACACCCGGGTCGGCTACGTGCCGCAGCGGCACACGCTGTCGACCTCGGTGCGGGCCACCGCCCGCGAGATCGTGGCCACCGGACGGCTCGGCCACCAGGGCTGGTGGGGGCGCAGCTCCCGTCAGGACCGGCTGGTCATCGACCGCTCCCTCGACCTCGTCGGGCTCGCCGACCGGGCCACGACCGACGTCTCGACCCTCTCGGGCGGCCAGCAGCGACGGGTGCTCATCGCCCGGGCGCTGGCCTCCGAGCCCGAGGTCCTGATCATGGACGAGCCCACGGCGGGGGTCGACGCGGCCAACCAGCACGTCCTGGCGCAGGTGCTCGAGCGCCTGGCCGCGACCGGCGTGACCATGCTCATCGTCACGCACGAGATGGAGGCCTTCCGAGACGTGGTGACCCGGGTCGTGGTGGTCGACCTCGGGGCCCTGACGTGGCAGGGGTCCCTGGCCGACTTCACCGCGCACGCCGACGAGATCCTCCACGAGCACCACTCCCACCACCACGACGACGAGCTCGGCGCCCGCGGGCGCCGGCCCGGCCTGCCGAGCGCCGGCCCGCTCGACCCCGTGGCCCCCGGGGAGCGCCGCGAGCCCGCCGACCGCCGCAGGACGCACCGTGCTTGA
- a CDS encoding metal ABC transporter substrate-binding protein: MSSTRTLTSLAVATTLLAGAVAGCSRTAGAGGPPGRGTVRVVASFYPIEYAVEQIGGSLVSVTSLTKPGAEPHDIELSPQDVASVADADLVTYAAGFQPAVDEAVAQEGADHALDVAPAADLTLAAPPEGGVPAAAGAKDPHFWLDPQRFEAVGREIGARLAQVDPAHTSDYAAGTTRFVAALTALDAQLTAGTASCARKDLVTSHAAFGYLAQRYGFTQVPITGLDPEVEPSGSTLARISDFVRSTGVTTIYAETLVEPKFADTIARTTGATVATLDPIEGITTASKGRTYPEVMRADLTALRAGQGCS; encoded by the coding sequence ATGAGCTCAACCCGCACCCTCACCTCGCTCGCCGTCGCCACCACCCTGCTCGCCGGGGCCGTCGCCGGGTGCTCGAGGACGGCGGGTGCGGGCGGCCCGCCGGGCAGAGGGACCGTGCGGGTCGTGGCCTCCTTCTACCCCATCGAGTACGCCGTGGAGCAGATCGGCGGCAGCCTCGTGAGCGTCACGAGCCTGACCAAGCCGGGCGCCGAGCCGCACGACATCGAGCTGTCGCCGCAGGACGTCGCCTCCGTCGCCGACGCCGACCTCGTCACCTATGCCGCGGGCTTCCAGCCCGCTGTCGACGAGGCCGTCGCCCAGGAGGGCGCCGACCACGCCCTCGACGTCGCCCCCGCCGCCGACCTCACCCTCGCGGCGCCCCCCGAGGGCGGCGTGCCGGCCGCGGCCGGCGCCAAGGATCCCCACTTCTGGCTGGACCCCCAGCGGTTCGAGGCCGTCGGTCGGGAGATCGGGGCCCGGCTCGCGCAGGTCGACCCGGCGCACACGAGCGACTACGCCGCCGGCACCACACGCTTCGTCGCCGCCCTGACCGCGCTCGACGCGCAGCTCACGGCCGGCACGGCCTCCTGTGCCCGCAAGGACCTCGTCACCAGCCATGCCGCCTTCGGCTACCTCGCGCAGCGCTACGGCTTCACCCAGGTGCCGATCACCGGGCTCGACCCCGAAGTCGAGCCGTCGGGCTCGACCCTTGCCCGGATCAGCGACTTCGTGCGGTCGACGGGCGTCACGACCATCTACGCCGAGACCCTCGTCGAGCCGAAGTTCGCTGACACCATCGCCCGCACGACCGGCGCGACGGTCGCCACGCTCGACCCGATCGAGGGCATCACGACAGCCTCGAAGGGTCGCACCTACCCTGAGGTCATGCGTGCCGATCTCACCGCTCTCCGCGCCGGGCAGGGGTGCTCGTGA
- a CDS encoding DUF6703 family protein — MSLPFRSRVEHRTHPLLERLNAAPRLIVALVVAALLAAGFFVPRVGFVATAVVVAFVGFLVWSTWPRCTLPERLLRLAVLAITVALTIVQAFPRG; from the coding sequence GTGAGCCTGCCCTTCCGCTCCCGCGTCGAGCACCGGACCCATCCCCTCCTCGAGCGCCTCAACGCCGCGCCCCGGCTGATCGTGGCCCTCGTCGTGGCGGCGCTGCTCGCCGCCGGCTTCTTCGTGCCCCGGGTGGGGTTCGTCGCCACTGCGGTGGTCGTCGCCTTCGTGGGCTTCCTCGTGTGGTCGACCTGGCCGCGCTGCACGCTGCCCGAGCGGCTCCTGCGGCTGGCCGTCCTCGCCATCACCGTCGCCCTCACGATCGTCCAGGCCTTCCCCCGCGGCTGA
- a CDS encoding glycine--tRNA ligase produces MAKETSTVDTVVSLCKRRGFVFPCGEIYGGTRSAWDYGPLGVELKDNIKRQWWKSMVTQRDDVVGLDSSIILPRETWVASGHVATFSDPLVECLSCHKRFRADHLQEAEAEKRAKKSGQEQVDPDTIALTELVCQNCGTRGQWTEPKQFSGLLKTYLGVVEDEGGLHYLRPETAQGIFLNFLNVMGSSRRKPPFGIAQIGKSFRNEITPGNFIFRTREFEQMEMEFFVKPGEDEQWHQQWIDTRMAWYTDLGIDPANLRIFEHPAEKLSHYSKRTVDIEYRFRFAGSEWGELEGIANRTDFDLKTHSEHSGTDLVYYDQASGEKYTPYVIEPAAGLSRSLMTFLVDAYTEDEAPNTKGGVDKRVSLRLDPRLAPIKAAVLPLSRNADLSPKARDLAAALRKHWNVDFDDAGAIGKRYRRQDEVGTPYCITVDFETLDDQAVTIRERDSMAQERVALDQVEGYLAQRLIGC; encoded by the coding sequence ATGGCCAAGGAGACCAGCACCGTCGACACCGTTGTCAGCCTCTGCAAGCGCAGGGGGTTCGTCTTCCCCTGTGGCGAGATCTACGGCGGGACGCGGTCGGCCTGGGACTACGGCCCCCTCGGCGTCGAGCTCAAGGACAACATCAAGCGCCAGTGGTGGAAGTCGATGGTGACCCAGCGCGACGACGTCGTGGGGCTCGACTCCTCGATCATCCTGCCGCGCGAGACCTGGGTGGCCTCGGGCCACGTCGCGACCTTCAGCGACCCGCTCGTCGAGTGCCTCTCGTGCCACAAGCGCTTCCGGGCCGACCACCTCCAGGAGGCGGAGGCCGAGAAGCGGGCGAAGAAGAGCGGGCAGGAGCAGGTCGACCCCGACACGATCGCGCTCACCGAGCTGGTCTGCCAGAACTGCGGCACCCGCGGTCAGTGGACCGAGCCGAAGCAGTTCTCCGGCCTGCTCAAGACCTACCTCGGCGTGGTCGAGGACGAGGGCGGCCTGCACTACCTGCGCCCCGAGACGGCGCAGGGCATCTTCCTCAACTTCCTCAACGTCATGGGCAGCTCGCGTCGCAAGCCCCCGTTCGGCATCGCCCAGATCGGCAAGTCGTTCCGCAACGAGATCACGCCGGGCAACTTCATCTTCCGCACCCGCGAGTTCGAGCAGATGGAGATGGAGTTCTTCGTCAAGCCGGGGGAGGACGAGCAGTGGCACCAGCAGTGGATCGACACCCGCATGGCCTGGTACACCGACCTCGGCATCGACCCCGCCAACCTGCGCATCTTCGAGCACCCGGCCGAGAAGCTCTCGCACTACTCGAAGCGCACCGTCGACATCGAGTACCGCTTCCGCTTCGCCGGGTCGGAGTGGGGCGAGCTCGAGGGCATCGCCAACCGCACCGACTTCGACCTCAAGACCCACAGCGAGCACTCCGGCACCGACCTGGTCTACTACGACCAGGCGAGCGGTGAGAAGTACACCCCCTACGTCATCGAGCCGGCGGCCGGTCTTTCGCGCTCGCTGATGACCTTCCTCGTCGACGCCTACACCGAGGACGAGGCCCCCAACACCAAGGGCGGGGTCGACAAGCGGGTCAGTCTTCGGCTCGACCCCCGGCTGGCGCCGATCAAGGCCGCGGTGCTCCCGCTGTCGCGCAACGCCGACCTGTCGCCGAAGGCGAGGGACCTTGCGGCGGCACTGCGCAAGCACTGGAACGTCGACTTCGACGACGCCGGCGCCATCGGCAAGCGCTACCGCCGCCAGGACGAGGTGGGTACGCCCTACTGCATCACCGTCGACTTCGAGACGCTCGACGACCAGGCGGTGACGATCCGCGAGCGCGACTCGATGGCGCAGGAGCGCGTCGCCCTCGACCAGGTCGAGGGCTACCTGGCCCAGCGCCTGATCGGCTGCTGA
- a CDS encoding ABC transporter ATP-binding protein, with translation MTTTALLPSTRAPGAPIPAIEIRGLHKSFGSVDAVRGIDLVVEQGEIVAFLGPNGAGKTTTIDMLLGLSRPTAGTIQVLGRSPRDAVAHGLVAAVMQTAGLLKDISVRETLELVGSLFTHTTTVDSVLARAGITDIAGRRVDKCSGGQQQRLRFAMALLCDPDVLVLDEPTTGMDVEGRRDFWAAIREDAGRGRTVVFATHYLEEADAYADRIVLVRQGEVVADGTGSQIKAMAAGRTVRATLPGASAESLAGVPGADGIEIRGDTVLVHSADTDAVARYLLTHTAAHDLEIAARGIEDAFIALTSSHPTGPTTGPTSGKASA, from the coding sequence ATGACGACGACAGCACTCCTCCCTTCCACCCGGGCCCCGGGCGCCCCCATACCGGCCATCGAGATCCGTGGCCTGCACAAGTCCTTCGGCTCGGTCGACGCCGTGCGCGGCATCGACCTCGTGGTCGAGCAGGGCGAGATCGTCGCCTTCCTCGGCCCCAACGGTGCCGGCAAGACCACGACGATCGACATGCTGCTCGGGCTGTCGCGACCCACCGCGGGGACCATCCAGGTGCTCGGACGGAGCCCCCGCGACGCCGTCGCGCACGGGCTCGTCGCCGCGGTCATGCAGACCGCGGGCCTGCTCAAGGACATCAGCGTGCGCGAGACCCTCGAGCTGGTGGGGTCGCTCTTCACCCACACGACGACCGTCGACAGCGTGCTCGCCCGGGCCGGCATCACCGACATCGCGGGTCGACGGGTCGACAAGTGCTCCGGCGGACAGCAGCAGCGGCTGCGCTTCGCCATGGCCCTGCTCTGCGACCCCGACGTGCTGGTGCTCGACGAGCCGACGACCGGGATGGACGTCGAGGGACGGCGCGACTTCTGGGCCGCGATCCGCGAGGACGCCGGCCGCGGGCGGACCGTCGTCTTCGCCACCCACTACCTCGAGGAGGCCGACGCCTACGCCGACCGGATCGTCCTGGTGCGACAGGGCGAGGTCGTCGCCGACGGCACGGGGTCGCAGATCAAGGCCATGGCCGCCGGTCGCACCGTGCGCGCCACGCTTCCCGGTGCCAGCGCCGAGTCGCTCGCCGGGGTGCCGGGAGCCGACGGCATCGAGATCCGCGGCGACACGGTGCTCGTGCACAGCGCCGACACCGATGCGGTCGCCCGCTACCTGTTGACGCACACCGCCGCCCACGACCTCGAGATCGCCGCCCGCGGCATCGAGGACGCCTTCATCGCGCTCACCTCGAGCCACCCCACCGGACCCACCACCGGACCCACCAGCGGAAAGGCCTCGGCATGA
- a CDS encoding ABC transporter permease translates to MTDLATTPVVPTERLVPRFGGVNRTLVGIELKRLLRNRRSMIFTIVMPAAFFLIFGVGQDYGSQRAAGGNVTAYVMVSMALYGAMIATTGAGAMVATERAQGWSRQLRLTPLRPVAYVVVKVVVALLMGLIAITVVYVLGLSTGAEVDRPSIVVTTALIAWAGSLVFAAFGLFVGYLLPSENVMQVVGPGLALLAFGGGVFIPLTDGSGFEMFARFTPMYGVAKLARLPLTGDAFQWWWLLNIAVWLAVFAGGAALLMSRDTDRV, encoded by the coding sequence ATGACCGACCTCGCCACCACCCCCGTCGTCCCAACCGAGCGCCTGGTGCCCCGCTTCGGCGGCGTCAACCGCACCCTCGTCGGCATCGAGCTCAAGCGGCTCCTGCGCAACCGGCGCAGCATGATCTTCACCATCGTCATGCCGGCCGCCTTCTTCCTCATCTTCGGCGTCGGCCAGGACTACGGCAGCCAGCGCGCGGCCGGAGGCAACGTCACCGCCTACGTCATGGTCTCGATGGCGCTCTACGGTGCGATGATCGCCACCACCGGTGCCGGCGCGATGGTCGCCACCGAGCGGGCCCAGGGCTGGAGCCGCCAGCTGCGTCTGACCCCCTTGCGGCCCGTGGCCTACGTGGTGGTCAAGGTGGTCGTCGCGCTGCTGATGGGCCTGATCGCCATCACCGTCGTCTACGTGCTCGGTCTCAGCACGGGGGCCGAGGTCGACCGTCCGTCCATCGTGGTCACGACCGCCCTCATCGCCTGGGCCGGGTCGCTCGTCTTCGCCGCCTTCGGCCTCTTCGTGGGCTACCTGCTCCCCAGCGAGAACGTCATGCAGGTGGTCGGCCCCGGTCTGGCCCTGCTCGCCTTCGGCGGAGGCGTCTTCATCCCGCTCACCGATGGCAGCGGCTTCGAGATGTTCGCCCGCTTCACCCCCATGTACGGCGTCGCCAAGCTCGCCCGGCTGCCGCTCACCGGTGACGCCTTCCAGTGGTGGTGGCTGCTCAACATCGCCGTGTGGCTCGCCGTCTTCGCCGGTGGGGCTGCGCTGCTGATGAGCCGCGACACCGACCGGGTGTGA
- a CDS encoding histidine kinase, whose amino-acid sequence MRLSTPWSRSEVDLDVDLGSGAERARDQGVRFGGRFRGWALIGAVVWTVFLVPVAQDAIAFGGVRGALSLVALAVFVGAYLGTLVWRQGRRVAARGSTTTHPGTVPAYATLCVLAVLVTALVHPGGIACVVYVAVAGIFLFPQWVALGQAGVLAVASEAVARLVPGWSDAQGIGLSVFLASFAVWGIAQAIGRSMDLVAAQEENSHLMVGQERTRMARDLHDILGHSLTVITVKAELAGRMLDVGDAAGIARARAELADLERLSRDALADVRRTVEGYRDLTLPGEIARARVALEAAEIDATLPGTAEEVPTQWRELFAWTVREGVTNVVRHSGARHCTVSIAVDHVTVADDGRGCPGQASEVGNGLVGLRERAAAEGARLVTQSGAEGGFLLTVHAPGSVVVA is encoded by the coding sequence ATGAGGCTGTCCACGCCGTGGTCCCGCTCCGAGGTCGACCTCGACGTCGACCTCGGATCGGGTGCCGAGCGGGCCCGCGACCAAGGGGTCCGGTTCGGTGGGAGGTTCCGGGGCTGGGCGCTCATCGGCGCCGTCGTCTGGACGGTGTTCCTCGTGCCCGTCGCCCAGGACGCCATCGCGTTCGGCGGCGTGCGAGGCGCCCTCTCGCTGGTCGCGCTGGCCGTCTTCGTGGGCGCCTACCTGGGCACGTTGGTGTGGCGTCAGGGACGCCGCGTCGCGGCGCGTGGGTCGACCACGACCCACCCGGGGACGGTGCCCGCCTACGCGACCCTGTGCGTGCTGGCGGTCCTCGTCACCGCGCTGGTCCACCCGGGCGGGATCGCCTGCGTGGTCTACGTCGCGGTGGCCGGCATCTTCCTCTTTCCGCAGTGGGTCGCTCTCGGCCAGGCGGGCGTGCTGGCTGTGGCGAGCGAGGCCGTGGCCCGCCTCGTGCCCGGGTGGTCCGACGCGCAGGGGATCGGGCTGTCGGTCTTCCTCGCGTCGTTCGCGGTCTGGGGCATCGCGCAGGCCATCGGCCGCAGCATGGACCTCGTCGCAGCGCAGGAGGAGAACTCGCATCTGATGGTGGGGCAGGAGCGTACCCGCATGGCCCGTGACCTGCACGACATCCTCGGTCACTCGCTCACCGTGATCACCGTCAAGGCCGAGCTGGCCGGTCGGATGCTCGACGTCGGCGACGCCGCCGGCATCGCCCGGGCCCGGGCCGAGCTCGCCGACCTCGAGCGGCTGTCGCGCGACGCCCTCGCCGACGTGCGGCGCACCGTCGAGGGTTACCGCGACCTCACGCTGCCCGGCGAGATCGCCCGGGCGAGAGTCGCCCTCGAGGCCGCTGAGATCGACGCCACCCTCCCCGGCACGGCCGAGGAGGTGCCCACGCAGTGGCGTGAGCTGTTCGCCTGGACGGTGCGCGAGGGCGTGACCAACGTCGTGCGGCACAGCGGAGCCAGGCACTGCACCGTCTCGATCGCCGTCGACCACGTCACCGTCGCCGACGACGGGCGCGGCTGCCCGGGCCAGGCCAGTGAGGTCGGCAACGGTCTCGTCGGGCTGCGCGAGCGGGCGGCCGCCGAGGGCGCCCGGCTCGTGACCCAGTCCGGCGCCGAAGGCGGCTTCCTGCTCACCGTCCACGCCCCGGGGTCCGTGGTCGTCGCGTGA
- a CDS encoding response regulator transcription factor: MTIRLLLADDQALVRGALATLLGLESDLEVVAEVGRGDEVVAAAIEHRPDVALLDVEMPGLDGIEATRALHAALPGVRVLIVTTFGRPGFLRRALQAGASGFVVKDTPARQLADAVRRVHSGLRVVDPVLAADSLAVGESPLTVRETEVLRAARGGGSVADIAGAVFLSEGTVRNHLSAAIGKTDARNRGDAVRVADENGWL, from the coding sequence GTGACCATTCGCCTGCTGCTCGCCGACGACCAGGCGCTCGTGCGCGGTGCGCTCGCCACGCTGCTCGGGCTCGAGTCGGATCTCGAGGTCGTGGCCGAGGTCGGCCGCGGCGACGAGGTCGTGGCCGCCGCGATCGAGCACCGACCCGACGTGGCGCTGCTCGACGTGGAGATGCCCGGGCTCGACGGCATCGAGGCCACCCGCGCCCTGCACGCCGCGCTCCCCGGGGTGCGCGTGCTCATCGTGACCACCTTCGGCCGACCCGGCTTCCTGCGCCGGGCCCTGCAGGCCGGAGCCTCCGGCTTCGTCGTCAAGGACACCCCCGCGCGGCAGCTCGCCGACGCCGTGCGCCGCGTGCACTCGGGCCTGCGGGTCGTCGATCCGGTGCTGGCCGCCGACAGCCTGGCCGTCGGGGAGTCGCCGCTCACCGTCCGCGAGACCGAGGTGCTGCGAGCGGCCCGCGGCGGGGGCAGCGTCGCCGACATCGCCGGCGCGGTCTTCCTCTCGGAGGGCACGGTGCGCAACCACCTCTCGGCCGCGATCGGCAAGACCGACGCCCGCAACCGGGGCGACGCCGTGCGGGTCGCCGACGAGAACGGCTGGCTCTGA
- a CDS encoding alpha/beta hydrolase, giving the protein MAPPSRAPRPRVVLVHGSRLSHTQWAPQEALLRGADLDLVLPDLPGHGARADEPFTLERAVGAIAEAVERGDPTAPVVLVGHSLGGYAAMAYAATFPRRLGGLLLLGSGAVPVGPGAAAYRLVARVTDAAGPERMTRVNDRVLRRLYGAGLSTLDEIIEGGYYFAVTGAAWQEVMDRCRPAMLRAVTCPVVVAGGAFDQLNIDAGRFARAARDGRVVRIPGAGHLAGLDRPEPVARLIAQVADDAARRGTMEGP; this is encoded by the coding sequence ATCGCCCCGCCGTCGCGCGCCCCGCGGCCCCGCGTCGTCCTCGTGCACGGCAGCCGGCTCTCCCACACGCAGTGGGCACCGCAGGAGGCGTTGCTGCGCGGCGCCGACCTCGACCTCGTGCTGCCCGACCTGCCCGGTCACGGCGCTCGCGCCGACGAGCCGTTCACCCTCGAGCGGGCCGTCGGGGCGATCGCCGAGGCGGTCGAGCGCGGCGACCCCACGGCCCCGGTCGTCCTCGTCGGTCACTCCCTCGGCGGCTACGCCGCGATGGCGTACGCCGCGACCTTCCCCCGCCGACTCGGCGGCCTGCTGCTGCTCGGCAGCGGGGCCGTGCCCGTGGGGCCGGGGGCGGCGGCATACCGGCTGGTGGCGCGGGTGACCGATGCTGCGGGGCCGGAGCGGATGACCCGGGTCAACGACCGGGTGCTGCGCCGGCTCTACGGCGCCGGGCTCAGCACGCTCGACGAGATCATCGAGGGCGGCTACTACTTCGCCGTCACCGGGGCCGCCTGGCAGGAGGTCATGGACCGCTGCCGTCCGGCGATGCTGCGGGCCGTCACCTGCCCCGTGGTCGTCGCCGGGGGAGCCTTCGACCAGCTGAACATCGACGCGGGTCGCTTCGCCCGAGCCGCCCGTGACGGCCGGGTCGTGCGCATCCCGGGTGCCGGGCACCTCGCCGGGCTCGACCGCCCTGAGCCCGTCGCCCGGCTCATCGCGCAGGTGGCTGACGACGCTGCGCGCCGTGGCACCATGGAGGGGCCATGA
- the dusB gene encoding tRNA dihydrouridine synthase DusB, with product MTATTTPPVTAPADAHVDPSASRGPLPPLRIGRHVIGSPVVLAPMAGITNRAFRRLCREYGSEGSAAGGASGATSLYVSEMITTRALVERGAETMRLIEHDPQENPRSIQLYSVDPATARAAARILVSEDRADHIDLNFGCPVPKVTRKGGGSALPWKRDLFRSIVGAVVEEGARGDVPVTVKMRIGIDADHETYLDAGLAAEAEGVAAVALHGRTAAQAYSGTADWSAIRRLKQTVTSIPVLGNGDIWSAEDALRMVAETGCDGVVVGRGCLGRPWLFTDLAAAFAGSDVRVTPTLGQVADTLRRHATYLTGFYDDEGRACRDIRKHIAWYLKGFPAGSTLRHSLALVNSLADLDALLVTLERDAPWPTEGAEGQRGRSGSPRRVILPEGWLDSRELSESQRAVVAQAELSVSGG from the coding sequence ATGACCGCCACCACCACCCCTCCCGTCACCGCTCCTGCCGACGCTCACGTCGACCCGTCCGCGAGCCGGGGGCCCCTGCCCCCGTTGAGGATCGGGCGTCACGTCATCGGGTCTCCCGTGGTGCTCGCCCCCATGGCCGGCATCACCAACCGCGCGTTCCGCCGGCTGTGTCGCGAGTACGGCAGCGAGGGCTCGGCCGCCGGCGGGGCCAGCGGGGCGACCTCGCTCTACGTCAGCGAGATGATCACGACCCGCGCCCTCGTCGAGCGCGGAGCCGAGACGATGCGGCTCATCGAGCACGACCCGCAGGAGAACCCGCGCTCGATCCAGCTCTACAGCGTCGACCCGGCCACGGCCCGCGCCGCCGCCCGCATCTTGGTCTCAGAGGACCGCGCCGACCACATCGACCTCAACTTCGGCTGCCCCGTGCCCAAGGTGACCCGCAAGGGTGGCGGCTCGGCCCTGCCGTGGAAGCGCGACCTCTTTCGCTCCATCGTCGGAGCCGTCGTCGAGGAGGGGGCGCGCGGTGACGTGCCCGTCACGGTGAAGATGCGCATCGGCATCGACGCCGACCACGAGACCTACCTCGACGCGGGGCTGGCGGCCGAGGCCGAGGGCGTCGCCGCCGTCGCGCTGCACGGGCGCACCGCCGCCCAGGCCTACTCCGGCACCGCTGACTGGTCGGCGATCCGCCGGCTCAAGCAGACGGTGACCAGCATCCCGGTGCTGGGCAACGGCGACATCTGGTCGGCCGAGGACGCGCTGCGCATGGTGGCCGAGACCGGCTGCGACGGCGTCGTCGTCGGTCGCGGATGCCTGGGGCGCCCGTGGCTCTTCACCGACCTCGCCGCCGCCTTCGCGGGCTCCGACGTGCGGGTCACCCCGACGCTCGGCCAGGTGGCCGACACCCTGAGGCGGCACGCGACCTACCTGACCGGCTTCTACGACGACGAGGGTCGGGCCTGCCGCGACATCCGCAAGCACATTGCCTGGTACCTCAAGGGCTTTCCCGCCGGGTCGACGCTGCGGCACAGCCTGGCGCTCGTCAACAGCCTCGCCGACCTCGACGCGCTGCTCGTCACCCTCGAACGCGATGCCCCCTGGCCCACCGAGGGAGCGGAGGGGCAGCGGGGTCGGTCCGGCAGCCCGCGGCGCGTCATCCTGCCCGAGGGCTGGCTCGACTCCCGCGAGCTGAGCGAGAGCCAGCGCGCAGTCGTCGCCCAGGCCGAGCTGTCCGTCTCCGGCGGCTGA
- a CDS encoding YdeI/OmpD-associated family protein: protein MGSQQGGTPDRPALFFDGPPDFREWLEEHHERATELWMGLRKKHVPDRGLVWEQAVPEALCFGWIDSQVQRIDDEAVRQRWTPRKPTSVWSSVNLALVERLTAQGLMRPAGLAAWERRRPERSGIYSFEQGELTLPEPYAAQLTADAAATAFWAEATPGYRKIATWWVTSAKTAATNDRRMAQLLAHCAAGRLIPSQRYGTQPGWVARAAAVAAAQAAAGEDGG, encoded by the coding sequence GTGGGCAGCCAGCAGGGGGGGACACCCGACCGGCCAGCGCTGTTCTTCGACGGCCCGCCCGACTTCCGTGAGTGGCTCGAGGAGCACCACGAGCGCGCGACCGAGCTCTGGATGGGACTGCGCAAGAAGCACGTGCCCGACCGTGGGCTGGTCTGGGAGCAGGCGGTGCCCGAGGCCCTGTGCTTCGGGTGGATCGACAGCCAGGTGCAGCGCATCGACGACGAGGCCGTGCGCCAGCGGTGGACCCCCCGCAAGCCGACCAGCGTCTGGTCGAGCGTCAACCTCGCCCTCGTCGAGAGGCTCACGGCCCAGGGGCTCATGCGGCCTGCCGGCCTCGCCGCCTGGGAGCGGCGTCGGCCCGAGCGCTCCGGCATCTACTCGTTCGAGCAGGGAGAGCTCACCCTCCCTGAGCCGTATGCGGCGCAGCTCACGGCCGACGCAGCCGCGACGGCGTTCTGGGCCGAGGCGACGCCCGGCTACCGCAAGATCGCGACCTGGTGGGTGACCTCGGCCAAGACCGCGGCCACCAACGACAGGCGGATGGCTCAGCTGCTCGCCCACTGTGCGGCCGGGAGGCTCATCCCGAGCCAGCGCTACGGCACCCAGCCCGGGTGGGTCGCGCGGGCTGCGGCCGTGGCTGCGGCGCAGGCGGCAGCGGGTGAGGATGGGGGATGA